Genomic segment of Primulina tabacum isolate GXHZ01 chromosome 11, ASM2559414v2, whole genome shotgun sequence:
CCTAATCAGTTTTTACGTTAATTGGATTGGATTTCTTAAGATCTAAATATCACCTATTAGAACCTctcaattttaaataaatttattaataattaattcatataaaaatattataaaataattaatcgaTTTATTCCTTATTAATATTCATAATTTAATCGATTTGTTCATAATCcgtataaattaataatattgttttaaaataataaaggttcatatattttgttaataataattaaaaaattataatttaagatttttttaaaaataaaaacattaaaaggACCCGGCCCCTTTGGCTTGATCGATCCGATATTTGACATACTCAAGTCGCGCTTGTTCGCTTGCATCCAAGTCAAGCATTTTTCAGTGCACAATTGGTATCTGATTTGTCATTCGACGCATTCAGGTCGCGCTCGTACCGCTTGCATACAAGACAAGCCTTTTCCAATGGCAAATCAGGACATTGATTTGCATCACTGTGTATACGCACGAGAGAACTTTTTGACCAATCATTTTACATCTTTACAAAttgtaactcaatataaactcaCACATGAGATTATTTTTTAATGTGAGACATTCTTCATTCCACGTTGATCATCATCTTATCAAAAACATAATATGCttataaaatttccattcatatTGGAAAATGCTCAATAGACAAAGTACGAATTCCGATATTATATCATCTACttaaataagaaaatatatttgtACACCATTTTTCTGAAAAGAAGAATAGAAACGTATCCGCAACAGAGTTCTTGAATCCCCAGTCAAGTAAAGCAAGCTTAAGATAACCTGAACCAGGCGCGAAAAGGCCGGCTTTAGACTATATAAAGCCTTATGAACATGATGCACATAGGTTGGCTTGCTAGGATCTTCAAATCTTGGAGGTTGTTGCATAAACACCCTTTCAGAAATACGACCATTTAAAAAAGCATTGTGCACATCAAGTTGATGAATGAGCCTCTTGTTTGTCATAACAAGAGCTGAGCATAATTTTGATTGTAGCTGGCTTGATTACTAGACTAAATGTGTCAGTGAAATCAATGTCGGGTATTTGAGAATATCCTTTCGCCACAAGGCGTGCCTTGCACCTTTGAAATGTCCCATTATATTGGCATTATATGTAAGTCGAAAAACCCATTTACAGCCAATTATTTTCATGTTTGATGATGCAGGAACCAATGATCAAGTTCTATTTTGGCCGGTGACGTGTATGTAATTCTTCTTGCATAACATGTTTCCAAAGCAGATTTGTCACTGCGTCAGTTAAGGAGTTTGCCTCAATAGAGGGAGGTCCAGTGGCAGTGAAGGTGAAAATATTTGGTTAAAAACCCCGAGCTTGGATCTAGTGGCCACCATTTGGTGTCGTGAGGCTTGAGGAGGAGAAAGAGCGGAAGCAAGTAAAGGTGATGGTGCTGAAGGAGAGGCAACAAAACCAGATTGTGATGGTGAAGTGGGTGTTTCAATGGGTTGATCCTGTGAGATGGTGAACGAAGGCAAAAAATGAGTGAGAAGAGCTTACAGGAGAAGCATGTAAAACAGGTTGAACCATAGCTGATGTGCAAGGAGAATAATTCAGTACCTGCAAAGGAATTGAAGTAGgaaaagaatatacaaaatcgACATATTCACATGAACAAAATGTTGATCAGATTTGAAAGGAAATTCAGTTTCATTGAAAACAACTTTACGAGAAACATATATTCGTCCTGAAGTAGAGAGACATTTGTAACCTTTTATGATGAAGACTGTAACCAAGAAAAATGCATTTTTTTAGTATGAAAATCAAACTTGTGACGTTGAAAATAATGGAGGTTAGGAAAACATGCACAATCAAACACTCTTAAGAAGGAGTAATCAAGCAGGATATTGAATGATTTGAAAAATGGGGATTGATTTTGAAGAACAGGAGATCAGATACACACCAGTTTGAAAGGCTTCCCACAAAAACTTTAGAAGCAAATTTGCTTGAGCAAGTAAAGTAAGGCCAGTTTCGACGATATGCCTATATTTCCATTCGGCTCCACCATTTTGTTCAGGAATGGTTGAACAAGGATGCCGAAAATGTATAAAACGATGAGATAAAGACGAGCGAAATCGCGAAATTCTCCTCCCCCGTGATGAGATAAAAATGAGATCATGAGTTATGTGGTTTGTGGCACCTATTTCGATCAAGACGAGTTTCTGAATAAGTGCAAGATATGGTGGGGAACAAGAGTGCTGAATTTTATGTGAAGGAGCACGCcatcatttaaattttaaaatttttagtctTCGATTCTTAATGTATTGCATTGGTGATTTATTTTCAGAAATGATCTAAATCAGTTTAAAGATAGATCTTATTTTGTATTTGACAAATGTTTTTCGCGCTTAGGCTTGTGTTGTTACTTCTAAGTGCTCATGCGTCGATTATGATGATTTTACTGATAAGATCATGTATCCAGCGAGTCAAATTGTGGTTTGAACTTTATGTACTCTaattaaaaaacaatttttatttttactaatATTTTCCTATGATCCTATAGCAGATCCTCCCCTGCTTTGATGTAGGGTTTGGTTGTGCTACGATGATGGGTAATGGTTTTTtatgaagaaaaagaaaaacataattTACGGAAAGGATAATTTTCCAATTATCTCATCAAATTCCAAATATTACTTAATATATATGTTTCTAAAAACATCTCGGGACGAATCAAATTATTTATCAtagcaatttttttattttttattttgtgtgttggTATGATATCATACCATGTGTGGGAGTAGTTTGCACATGGATTCAAAATGATCAaatttgtaatcattaaaatCTCCAATCATTGAAAGTAGAAAGAGACCAAAcaccaaaagaaaaaaaagagagtaatctaacatacatataaatataccacTTTCATTTGTGAATTTCCTTATATGTCCttgttcatttatttaatttaagttagcaaataaattaataggttatcttaaatgttttttttaattcattgtCCATCTTAAATGAACTTGGACATTAATACATATTCCTATTTCTTTCCTAACTTTTAtgccaaaaaattatttatctaaattttcttgttaatttaagttagcaaattaaattaatagGTTTTTTAAGAGTTTTTTGTAATTCATTGTCCATCTTGAATTGATTTGGacattaatatacatttatattttttttaaaattttatgtcagaaaaattatttatttacatttcttagtaaattttttaacaagtttaattttaaatatgaactaataaaatcatatattatatagatATTGAAATATGACAAAGATTAGAAATTTTTAGTCTAACATCTTACATACATATATGTCACTTTCAATTGTGTTTTCCCCTATGTACTCTTATATTTCTAGATTTTGCAATTTGGCTTCATGGAGGATTAATTTTTTCGCTGCTTACTACCATTTGATAGATATATAAGCCCATTTATTTCCTTCTCATTTATTTTCTTCCTACGTTTCTTTCTTTCCTATTACTACTTCACCATGGTCATTACTGTTGATGGGTTATTTCATCCACCTTCTAGTGAACTCACCGATTTCTATCGCCTGCAATTTGTTTATGTCGCTGTGATCCTCAATTTCTCTATGTTATTTTGGTTTTACTTCTTCCACTTTTCATGGCGCAGGGTAAACGACCGGCTGCCATCTCGGGATTTGTCTCAGGGTATGTAGTTTCGCTCTCTTCATTTCTCTCCTGCTTGCTTTGTTGCGGCCCCTTTGCATCTTCCGAGTTCCTGTATTTTCTATGTGTTCTCCTAACGTTATTTTCCCTCTTAGCTATGTGTGTTATCTTAAAGAGTTTCATGTAATCATTTTAATTTGGCAGTGGCGCTGCTCAATCTCTGCGTGTTGGTGGCGCCGGTTTATCTACTTCCAACGTTAGCTGCTCTGTTATTTTCACCATGTTTATTTGCATCTATTGGATTATTTTTCCCCCTTTGAtctgtttatatttttttatcgcATGTGCTGCTGTCGTTCAATGATATAATTCCATCATACAACACATATTGTGTCCGTTCCTCTGGCGTGTTCTCCTATTTGTAAGTAATCTGTTGTTGTTTTCATCGTGCCTTTATTTTACTTGGATTTTTTTGCTCGGTTTTCCTATGTTCATTTTTTCGCACCTGAAATATGTGGGTTTTTTCCCCAATTgcatttctttttaaaattcagACAATGAAGGAGATATTGCTGGTATCAGTGTCTTGCCAATGGTTCCTTCATGTCAATTTTGTGGCCACATAGATTCCCTTGTGAAGCTCCATCTTTTTGTTGCGCCTGTGGTAAGATTAGATTGGCATCTCCTATTACTCAGATTGCCTTGCTGGAATTATTCAAGGACCCATCATCTCCCTTAGCTATTTTATTCCGCCGTCAAGTACGATTGTACAACAATGTTTTCTCTTTCACTTCATTTGGGGTTAGGCTTGACAAGAAATTGGCTTATCTTCAACGTGGAGTATACACATTTCGTGCGCCTGGCCAGATTTTCCATTCATTGCCACCACTTATACCTAATTCGGATGGTCCAAGGTATTTCCAACTTTATTTTTGGGACAACGATAATGAGTTGGAAAATAGGATGTCCGTTTTCCCGGACGCTTATGTTGACATAGAACTCATGGTTTTGCTGATGGATATAATGAAAGTAAACCCTTATGCACAACTTCTAAAGAGGATAAATCAGTATTCTTCAATCAGAAACTTAAGATTGCATATTtccaaaaatgtttatgttgacCAGAAATGTTATAACAGCCCATCCGCTGATCAAGTTGCGGCTATTTGGGTCGAAGGCAATGATGATGCTAACATTCCACATAACAGGGACATAGTTGCTTGTGATCGTGATGGTCAAACccatcaaatacaacattatTATGGTTATTATGATTCCTTGCAATATCCGTTTTTTTTCCCATATGGTTACAATGGGTGGCAGCAGAATATTCTGAAGGTAAAAAATGGGTATGCCCATGTTGACGTGCATGAGAGTGTGCTACCACTTGCAGATGTTAATTCCTTCGATCGTATTATTGCTGGTGAAAGTCGTGGTGCGTTTTTAATCTTTTACCCCATACTCAATTTTAGTAATTATTTCTTGCATTTTCCCCCAAACAAACAAGATACTGGTCGGctgcatatatttatatatttgtcTTGCAACTAATTTGtgtgtattttatttgtttCATGCAGTTGTTCGTGGACAAAATGATAGGATGGTTTCTTGTAGGGAGTACTATTGTTACAGGTTGCAAATTCATGGCAGCAACACTTCGTTAATATTGTATGGTGGTCTATTATTGCAGCAATTTGTTGTCGATATGTCCATTAAACTAGAAACAACGAGATTAGATTACTACAGAAAGCACCAAAGTGAGAGAAGGTCGGAATTGTACTAGGGTGTGGTTGACAGTGTAGCCAATGGTGAATCACGTGGGAGTGAGGTCGGGCAACATGTTGTTTTACCAGCATCTTTCATAGGAGGTCCAAGAGATATGCGACATCGATATTGGTTCAGAAATTTGGAAAACATGACTTGTTTATTATGATGACTTGCAATCCGGATTGGAAAGAGATTCgagaaaatttatttgaaggtCAGCTTGCTCATGATAGTCCAGATTTGGTCTCTCGAGTGTTTCGTGCAAAATTACTTGATCTTAAGGACCAGATTCTTAAAAAGTCTATATTTGGCCCTGTTGTTgcttatgtttatgttatcgAGTTCCAGAAACGAGGTCTACCTTATTGTCATATGATTATTATCCTGCAATCTAATTATAAGATTAACTCGCCTGAAAGGTTCGACTCTTACGTTGTTGCTGAGCTTCCAGATAAAGATGTTTTCCTCGATTGTTTGGTTTGGTCTCACGACATATGATGCATGGACCTTGTGGCACGTTAAATTTATAATGCCCATGTATGGTTAATGAAAAATGCAAAAACCATTATCCTCGCCCTTTTTTAGAACATTCTGTTCACGATCTAATGGTTACCCTATATATGTACAGGAGGAGAAACGATGGTCGCTCTGTTGAGGTTCGGAATTGTACATTGAATTCTCAATGGGTTGTTCCTTATAATCCTTATCTACTCTATCGCTATGATTGTCATATCAATGTTGAAATTTGTTCTGGGCTAACGGctgtaaaatatttaacaaatatatttACAAGGGCCATGACAAAATAAGTGCTCATTTATCACCTCATAGTTCTAACTCATTTGTAGATGAAATACAAGCATTTCATGATGCTCGCTGGGTGTTTGCTCCAGAATCAGTGTGgctcatttttgaatttgatcTGAATGAAATCTCTCATGCAGTTATCAATTTGCCTCTACATTTACTGGACAAGCACATGATCACCTTCTCAAATTACCAGAACTTGGGCAATGTGTTGGCATCCGAATGTGTCTCCAAAACTATGTTGACTGAATTTTTTAAGACTTGTTCGCACATTGTGGAAGCAACAAAGTTCTTATATTCTGAATTCCCAGAGCATTTTGTTTGGGATCGACCAACTAGAACTTGGAAACCAAGGAAACAAAGACAAGTTATCGGACGTGTTAACTCGGCAAATCCGGTAGAAGGTGAGAGGTATTATCATCGTTTATTACTTCTTCATGTTCGAGGCCCTAAGTCCTACTCTGATTTGCTCACTGTTCGTGGAATATTTTGTTTCACTTTCAAGGAAGCAGTACAACGTAGGGAGCTATTAGAAAGTGATAAGAGTAATTTTGAGTGTTTAAATGAGGCAGCAAGTTTTCACATGCCTATTGCTTTGCGTAGGTTGTTTGCTACGATCTTAGTACATTGTGTAATCCTTTGTTTTGTTGTTTGCAACCTTGATTGAAAATTATTATCGTACTATATCTTATATAGACACGAagtcttattattatatatatttatctctCTATTGCTTAGTTTGAAAACTTTTGTCAATGAATTGTTTACTTTATTGCACAATTATTGAAACATATATCTCCACGTGCACCTACCtagtatatacatatattcaaaTCCATCCGCCTATTTGCATCTCATGATTCCACTGCCAAACAAGGCATGATCAAGAAAATATAATGGAGGTCTCAGCTGGAAACTATCTCAGGGCACAAATTATTTacattgtatatattttatgcacAAATCTTGATCAATTTTTACATCTAGTTTTTATGAAATATCAATTTGGAGCAAAAAAATATACCAACTCATTATACCATATCAAGTTTTAGCACTCAAATTGATCAATAACAGGTTGGACTGATGAATCGGTTCGGACCGgttcacatttttttaaaaaaattagtcttttttagaattttaatttttttaaaagaacaatattttatatatacaatttttgtaatttatgtttatttgaattttaaactttattaaaaatattattttattaatatttgaacttattttgatttatttgtttattttaaaatatatataattatatttgatattttagTTATATAAAATTTGCATTTCCAATTTTACCCCTTTTTAACATCTCCTAGCTTTGGTGGTGACAGCTCAATCATTTATTTGGGCGTAGCCTATATTAATTATTCTTTTTCCCCCAACCTTTTCTCTCCTTTATGTTCAAatctgaaaaagaaaaaaaaaagtgctGAAAACTTTTTATTATTACTAAACGAAAGCTTACATATTCTTGGAATTTTGCATTTCGTGTAAGAATAGTTTATATAGATACATCTGTCTTTTTCCACACATAttaagaaatttatttaaaatatcaattatactaacaattttctgattttacttttatttaatgaatgtttatataatggaaaaaaaatattgttaaaaatgaatatatgtttttatatttgaGTGATCTATATAATCAAGGATAATAATTTTACATGAAATCATATTTTTtgggtaaaaacttgtgtgagacggtctcacgggtcgtattttgtgagacagatatcttatttggatcatccatgaaaaaatattactttttatattaagagtattaatttttattgtgaatatctgcagagttgacccgtctcacagataaagattcgtaaaacCGTCACATAAGATATCTACTCATTTTTTTCTTATgcaaaatgaaaaatgattgTGTAAACTCTATAATTCCATAAAATATAGCTCACAAAATCAACAAGAATCTATTTAGTTGTACTAAATATAAAAGATAAGAGTCATTAATTTGAATTTATGGAAGAAACATTTAGCTTCATTTTCACTTTGAAAGTGACGATGAAAACAAAAACATCAGCGGCCGTTGGGTCGTAGTAcagattttttctttttctccacTTCCATTTTCTTCTTTCCAGACTTATCAACACACAAACACAACTCCCTTTTGACAAAGGAAACAACAGAACCAGAAGAAAAGACATAAGCACCATTCTTGAATCTTCCACGATTCTGTATCTATCAATCTTAACTTTTGAAAAAATCCCGTTTCTTCTCCCGAAGATTATTCTCGACGCTTCTAATTTTTT
This window contains:
- the LOC142518929 gene encoding uncharacterized protein LOC142518929 isoform X2, with amino-acid sequence MSILWPHRFPCEAPSFCCACGKIRLASPITQIALLELFKDPSSPLAILFRRQVRLYNNVFSFTSFGVRLDKKLAYLQRGVYTFRAPGQIFHSLPPLIPNSDGPSPSADQVAAIWVEGNDDANIPHNRDIVACDRDGQTHQIQHYYGYYDSLQYPFFFPYGYNGWQQNILKVKNGYAHVDVHESVLPLADVNSFDRIIAGESRVVRGQNDRMVSCREYYCYRLQIHGSNTSLILYGGLLLQQFVVDMSIKLETTRLDYYRKHQSERRSELY
- the LOC142518929 gene encoding uncharacterized protein LOC142518929 isoform X1; translated protein: MSILWPHRFPCEAPSFCCACGKIRLASPITQIALLELFKDPSSPLAILFRRQVRLYNNVFSFTSFGVRLDKKLAYLQRGVYTFRAPGQIFHSLPPLIPNSDGPRYFQLYFWDNDNELENRMSVFPDAYVDIELMVLLMDIMKVNPYAQLLKRINQYSSIRNLRLHISKNVYVDQKCYNSPSADQVAAIWVEGNDDANIPHNRDIVACDRDGQTHQIQHYYGYYDSLQYPFFFPYGYNGWQQNILKVKNGYAHVDVHESVLPLADVNSFDRIIAGESRVVRGQNDRMVSCREYYCYRLQIHGSNTSLILYGGLLLQQFVVDMSIKLETTRLDYYRKHQSERRSELY